One Burkholderia gladioli genomic window, ACTGCCGCCAGCGCCGTACCGTGACTGACGCGCTCCATCGGATCGGCGCGCATCGCTTACTTCGCCTTCGCGATGATCGATGCGGCCGGCAGACCCGCATCCTTCAGTTGGTCGAGTACATCCACCAGCACCTGGAGATTCGAGCGGCCATCCCCCGCGATGATGACGCTCGGCTTGTCGTTACCCGCTTCGGCGCGCAACACAGCGGCGAGCTGCGGCACTTCGGTGGGCTTGCCGTCCACCTGCAGATGACCGTCGTTGTCGATGGTCAGCGTGATGCGCTTCTGCTCGTCGATCTTCTGGGGACTCGCCGAACTCGGCAGCGACACTTTCAGTCCGAGTGCGGGCAACACGTTCATGCTGATCAATACAAAGAACGCGAGCAGAAACATCATCACGTCGATCATCGGAATGATTTCGATGCGTGCTTTGCGTTCGCGACGCTGCGGAAACTGCCTCATAAGAACACTCCGTCGGCTCGGCGAGATTGGCGATCAGGCGGCAGCGCGCTGGGCGAGCATCTCGCGGCGCTGCACCTGGCCTGATAGCGTCGTTTCCAGCAGAAACACCTTGAAGTGGTCGGTCAGACGCTCGCCGATCCGGTGCAGGACGTTGTGTCCGAGCAAGCCATACAGCGCCGTGCCGATCCCGATCGCCGTGGCGAACAGCGCCGAACCGATGCCGCGACTCACCGCGCCAGGGTCCGAAATACCACCGGCCGACAGCGCGTTGAAGGTGTCCATGATGCCGAGAATCGTGCCGAGCAAACCAAGCAGCGGTGCCGCCGTGACGATCGTATCGAGAATCCACAAGCCGCGATTTATCCGGCCGTCCACCCGCAGGTACAGCGCCGAAGACAGGTCTTCGATGCGTGCGCGCGGCAACTCGCCGCCCTTTTGCGCGTCGATGTACTCGGACATCGAACGCGTCATCACGTCAGCGGCCGGTTCGATCTGCGGCTGCGGATAGCCTGGACAGGCTTCCACCGCGATGGCGATCGCTTTCGCGATGCGCGCGCGCTGTATAGTCAGATAGACGTAATAGACCAGCCGTTCGACAATCACGAACGTGAGCAGAACCAGCCCCACGTACAGCAGGTTGATCGAAGCGGCGTGCAGGAATTCTCGGTTGATCGACATGACGTTCCTTCAGAAGGCTGTTGCAAAAGTCAGGACTGCGGTAACACCGTTGCCCACCAGGTAAGTCGGCGAGCTGCCGGCAATCGTCGCGCCGTTATCGGCGGTGGTGGCCTTCGCGTTGGTGGTCACGCTATAGGCACCCGACAGATAATGGCGATTGAGCAGGTTCAGCACGTTGACGCGGATTTCCGGCTTCTTCAGGAAACGCGTGCTGGGCAGACGGACACCCATCGTCGTGTCGATCGTCGTATAGGACGGGATCTTTTCGTCGTTCATGAACGTCGAGTATTGCGAGCCGACATATTTGACGCCCAGATTGCCGAACCAGCGGCCATCGTCGTAATCGACCGCGAAGGCGGCCTGCACTTTCGGCGAACGCACGGCGGATTTGCCGCTCGTCGGCAAGGTCGTGCCGGAAGTGGCGATATCGTCCTTGATCTCAGTGTGCAGATATTCGAACGACGCATACGGACGGAAGTTGTGAAACGGACGCAGACCGATTTCGAAATCCACGCCTTCGCCGCTCTGGCGCCCGCCGTTGATCGGCGAGCTGTAGCAGCCCGGATCGCACACGGTCGACGAGATCTGGCGATTCTTGAAGTCATAACGGAAAAGCGTGGTTGACGTCGTGAAAATCGGTCCATGAAAGCGATAACCCAGTTCGAACGACACCGACCTTTCCGACGGTTGGTTCGGCTGTGCCTGGGTCGAGACGGCGCCCGTCGTCGCGTTGTAGCGCGGATAGAGCGAACCTGCTGGCAGGATCCGGTAGCCTGTCGAGACACCCGCAAACAGTTGATGACCGTCGGCCGGCGTGAAGCGCACGGCGAAGGTCGGCAAAGTGGCCCAATGCGTGGCTTCCGTTTCGGTCACGGTGCTTGGCACGCCGTTGATGCCTTTGCGTTGCATCCAGAGTTGTTTGACGCCTGCATCGAACTTCAACCGCTCACCGAGGTAGCTGACGGTATCACCGACAAAAAGCGCACCAAAATTGTCTCGTGTATCCTGGTCCCAACCGTTGATCACCTGGCCGTTGGAAAGTCGGATCTGATTCGAGCTGCCGCGATAATCCACCGCCGTGCCGTCGCTGTTCGCATAGCTATACGGGCGATACAGATGGTCCGTGGAGTGCTGGAACCAGGCGCCCGCCACAAGTTCGTGATTCGAGATCGTGTAATCGACTTTGGCCGTCACGCCTGCTCGCACGTTGCTCTCGAGAATCGGGTTATAGACCAGCACACTGCGATCGTTGACCGTGCCGTTGTTATTGAGGTCCACCGCCTGAACGGTATTGCCGAAGCCCACCGAGCTTTCGTTAAGCGTCGTGGCCGAACCGGAGGCACCGTAGCCGTAGAACACATACGGCGTGACCGTCACTCGCGTCGCCTCGTTCACGACGAAGGTCGACGGCACCGACACCAGCAGGTTGCGCCACGGGTTCTTCAGGAGCTGATAGTAGCTCGTGCCGCCCGATGCATAGGTCGGCGCATAGTTCGATGCGGAACCCATGCCGCGGTCCCTGCTGTACTGCGCAAGCGTCGGATTCTTGTACGTGTCGCGCACGATCTCCGAATACGTCAGCGCAAACTTGGTCATGCTGCCGCCGCCCCAGTCCTTGACGACGCCCATATCCACATGGTCCTTGCGGTCCTTGCCCGGGCCGCGAAAATGATTCGCGTCGATATGCGAGAACGAGATGAAACCGCGCAAGCCGGTATCGCCGATATCGCCGCTTTCGAGCCGCGCGAACACGCGTCGCGCCGCGTCCGTGCCATACGACATATCGACCAACCCGCCGCGTTCATGCGATGGCGTATGCAGGAACAGGTCCACCACGCCGCCGGTTGCGTTGACGTCGGGCGAGGACAGGTCCGGGGTGCCCTGGTTCAGCGTCACCACGTCGGTGTTTTCTGTATCGATCCATTCGCCCGGAAAGACCGACCAGTTCGATGCTACGTTGAGCGGCATGCCTTCGAAGTTGAAACCCATCTGGCCGCCTTCGAGGCCGCGCACGGAAATCACGCCCTGATTGAGGCCGTACGCATCGCCGGCGGCTGCGTTTGCACCCGGCGAGTACTTGAGAATCTGGAACACGTCTGCCGACGGCTGCTGCTTCTGGATGAAGTCGCGCGTCACCGAACTTTTCGACTTCGGCACATCTTCGTCGACGATCAGACCACCACCGATCTCCTTGCGTGTCACACCCGTCGCCGACGGACCATTGACCGTCGATGCCGCCTTACCACCCGAACCGGTTGCGCTGACGCGACCGATATCGGTCGTGTCGCCGCTGCCTGCGGCCGGCGCGGTCTGAGCGTAGACGCTCGGGGGAATGGCGGCACCCACCACCATCCATGTGAGGACTGTTTTCCGTTTCAACGTAGACCCCTGATAACGCGTAAGTTGTTAATGGGCGGCTCGCTGTCGATCAGCATTGCGCCCGTCGGGTTTGCTTTGGACCGGTCGATACATGCATTCCTTGAGGCTTAATGTATCGGGCCAATTTGCGTGCCAGGAGTGCTTTTTTCTTGAGCCGCCGGCGCATAAGTGGCTACGCCTCGCCGTGCATTTTTCGGGACGCGGGACACATTGCGTTGCGTCGTCTCCGCTGTGTACGGCATGCTCGCGACGTGCCGGTGCAGCGCCGCGCAAAGCGTCGCCGTCAGGGTGAAAAGCCATGGAAAGCGATGCGTTATGCCCGTTCGGCCACGCATCGCACAGGAAGCCTTAGCGGTCGCTCACTCGCGACGGATCCACAGCGCCTTGGTGTTCAGATAGTCGTCGAGTTGCTGCGTGCCGGACTCGCGTCCGTAGCCGCTCATCTTGTAGCCCCCGAACGGCATCGACGGGTCCATCGTGTTGTAGCAGTTGACCCACACCGAACCCGAGCGGATGCGCGGCGCAATCGCATGCGCGCGGCCTACATCGCGCGTCCAGACGCCCGCGCCGAGACCGTACGGCGTGGCATTCGCACGGGCCACCACTTCGTCGACGGTATCGAACGGAATCGCAGCCACGACCGGCCCGAAGATTTCTTCCTGCGCGATCCGCATCCCGTCGCGAATATCGGTGAACACGGTCGGCGGCACGAAGAAGCCATTGCGGTGCGCGTCGTCGTCGAGCCGCGCGCCGCCCGTCATCGCCCGCGCGCCCTCCTCCTTGCCCGCGCGCAGATAGCCGGTCACACGATCGAGTTGCTTTGCCGACACGAGGGGCCCGATATCGGTTGTTGCGTCGAGCCCGTCACCCACCTGCAACGCACGCGCAGCGCGCGACACCGCTTCGACGAATTCGTCGAAGACGGGCCGTTGGATGAACAACCGCGTGCCCGCGCTACAGATCTGCCCCGCGTTCGCAAACGCGGCGATCGCTGCTGCGGGCGCGGCGCGATCGAGATCTGCATCGCTGAACACGATGTTCGGCGACTTCCCGCCAAGCTCCAGGGACAGCCGCTTGAGGTTGCCCGCCGATGCCCGAACGATCTGCTGCCCGGTCACATGCGAACCCGTGAACGACACCTTGTCCACATCCGGGTGCGCAGCCAGCGCCGCACCTGCGGTCGTGCCGAATCCCGGCACGATATTCACGACGCCTTCCGGCACGCCCGCTTCGAGCAGCAGTTCGCCGAAGCGCAATGGCGTCAGCGAGGCATCTTCGGCGGGCTTGAGCACCAGCGTGCAACCGGTCGCGAGCACAGGTCCGGTCTTCCAGATCGCGGCCATCAACGGACCGTTCCACGGCACGATCGCGCCCACCACGCCGACCGGCTCGCGTAGCGTGCAGGCGAACAGATCGCCACCGAGCGAGGTGCTGGCCGTCTGTCCGTACAACGAGACCGCCATCGAGGCGAAGTAGCGCAACAGGCCGAGCATATGCCGCTTGCTGCCGCGCGTATGCCGCAAAGGCGCGCCCATATCGAGCGTGTCGAGCAGGCTCAGTTCGTCGAAATGACGCTCGACGAGATCAGCGAGACGCAGCAGGATCATCTGCCGCTCATCCGGTTTCATCGTGCGCCATGGACCGTCGAAAGCGCTTCGCGCGGCGTGCACCGCACGGTCGATATCGGCGCTGTCGCCTTCGGCGATAGTGGCAAGCAGCGCACCGTTCGCCGGATTGCGCGCCTCGAAAGTCCTACCGGATAGCGATTGCACCCATTGGCCGCCGATCAGCATCGGCTTCACGCGTCCGTCGAGAAATGCGGGTGTCTGGCTTGCTGCGTCGTTCAGGGTCATGGGCGTGCGGTAAACAGATTGGCAGGTTCAGGCAGTAAGGGACGATGCGGCGCATCGTGCCGCGACATGTGACTGGGCGGCGACGGCTTACCCGCCCGCGGCAAGCCTGGCAAAGCCGCGTTCGAGATCCTCGATCAGGTCCTCGCAATGTTCGAGGCCGACATGCAGGCGCAGCCCGCGACCCTCGGAGAGCCACGGGCGCGCGGTGCGCAGTGTGCCGGGGTAGGTCGGCACCACCAGACTTTCGTAGCCGCCCCACGAATAACCCATCTTGAACAGCGACATGTTGTCGAGCATCGCAGCGAACTGCGCGTCGCTGCACGGCTTGAGCACGAGCCCGAACAGACCCGAGGCGGCTTCGAAATCGCGCTTCCAGATGGCGTGACCGGGATCGTCGGGCAGGGCCGGATACATCACGCGTTCGACTTCGGCACGCTGCTGCAACCACTGCGCGATGCGCGTCGCGCTGCGCTGGTGGCGCTCCATCCGGATCGGCAAGGTGCGCAGTCCGCGCAGGGCCATATAGACGTCATCTGGTCCACCGCAGTACCCCGCGCCCGAAGCGGTCTTCTTCAGCGGGATAAAGGCCTCTTCCGTGCACACTGCGATGCCGAGCATCAGGTCCGAGTGACCGGAGATATATTTGGTGGCCGCATGGATCGACACATCGATGCCGTGTTTGAGCGGATGAAAACCGAGCGGCGACGCCCAGGTGTTGTCCATGATCGACACGATGCCGCGTGCACGGCAGGCTTTCGCAATCGCCGGGACATCGACCACTTCGAAGGTCAGCGAACACGGCGACTCGAGATAGACGACGCGCGTATTCGGCTGGAACAGCGATGTGATATCCGCGCCCAGATTCGGATCGAAATACGTCACCTCGACGCCGAACTTGCGCAGCGTCTCTTCGCAGAAGGCCCGTGCAGGACCGTACAGGCTGTCGACGATCAGCAGATGATCTCCGGCCGACAGATACGCCAGCAACGACGCCGCAATCGCACCCAGCCCGCACGACGTCACTACGGCGCGATAACCGCCTTCGAGTTCCGTGATGGCGTCTTCGAGCGCGCGCGTGGTGGGCGTGCCTTCGCGCCCATAGGTGAAGCCTTCGTAAGCGCCGCTCGCGCGGTCGCGGCGCGTCTCGAGCAACTGCTCGACGCTGTCGAAGATGAAGGTGGATGCGTGATACACCGGGGGATTGACGACGCCGTGAAAGCCGGCCGGATTGCGGCCGCTATGCACCACGCGAGTGTCGACGTTATACGGTTTCGGGTCTTGAGCGGAATCCATGATGTCGTAGAAGTGGAAACAGTGATGGAACGGCGTGGATCAGACCAGCATCCCCGCATCGACGACGAGGTCCTGGCCGGTGATCATGCGGGATGCGTCGCTGGCGAGATACAGCACGGCGCGCGCGATATCGTCGGGACTGACGAGGCGGCGCAACGCCGTGCGCGACGTGAAGCGCTCGAGTACCGCTTCGTAGGTGAGACCTTCGTGACACGCCGAGCGCTCGAATAGCCCGGTCAGCCGGTCGCCTTCGACACCGCCCGGCGACACCAGATTGACGCCGATACCATAGGCGCCCGCATCGAGCGCGGCGGATTTGATCAGCCCACGCAGCGCCCATTTCGATGCGGCATAGCCAGCGAATCCGGCCACGCCCTTGTGACCGTAGGTGCCGCCGATCGCGATCACCCGGCCGCTGCGGCGTTCGATCATCGACGGCATGACGGCCTTGATCGCCAGCAACACGCCGAGTACGTTGACGTCGAGACAGGTGCGCAGATCCGCTTCGCTCAGGTGCCACACCGGCCCTTTGCCGGTGGCGATCCCGGCCGCGCAAAGCAGAATGTCGATGCGCCCTTTTTCTGCGAGCACCGCGTGCGCCGCGCGCTCCATCTGCGCACTGTCCGAGACGTCGGCGATTTCGAGGCTTGCCGTGCCGCCCTTCTCGCGAATTCCGGCGACCACCGACGCGCCCGCGCCAGCGTCACGCCCCAGCACAGCGACATGGGCGCCCGCAGCCGCTAGCGCATACGCCATCTGCGCGCCCACACCACGCGTGCCGCCGGTCACGAGTGCAACCTTGCCTTGCAGCGTTAGCGCCGGAACACCGGCCTGCAGCGTGCTCATCACGTGCCGCTCCGGTCGAGTACGGCGCGTTCGAGTGCAATCGTCAGCGTGAAGAACAGGTAGGCAACTGTGGTGCTGACCAGAATCGCGGCCCACATCAGGTCGAGTTGCTGTTGCGAGTAGGCGTCGAGCATCAGCGTGCCGAGACCGGGCGAGCCCGACAGCCACTCCGCGAACATCGCGCACAGGATCGCCGAACTCGCGGCCAGTCGAAGCCCCGTGAAAACGTAGGGAATCGCGCAGGGCAGCCGCACCTTGATCAGCGTCTGCGTAAAGCTCGCGCCGCAGGTACGCATCAGTTCCAGCATGTTCTCGCCCGGCGCTTCGAAGCCTTTCTTCGCGGCGAGCATCACCTGGAAAAATGTCAGCAGCGCCACCATGCCGATCGTGTTCCAGCGGTCGCGGCCGAACAGCACGATAATCAGCGGCGTCACCGCGATCATCGGAATGGTGCGGATCACGATCAGCAGCGGCGTGACCGTGCGGCTCGCCAGCGGCGACAGCACGAACAGCAGCGCGAAACCGATCGCCACGACCATCGCGACCAACGTGCCGACCACCGTGCACCACACGGTCAGCCACGCGGCCGAGGCCACCACATGCGCATGTACCACCAGCGCGTTGAGCGCCTGCGCCGGCGACGGCAACAGGTAATCGGGCAGATGGAAGATCGCGACGACCGCTGTCCACACTAATCCGGCTACCACCAGAAACGCGCCGTAGTTCGCGAGGCGCTCCATCGTGACGCGCAACGCAGCAGAGCCTTGCCGCCAGGGTCGCGGTATCTGGCGCGGCGCGCCGCTCATCTTGAGTACGTTCATACCGAAGCCTTCCTGACGACGCGATCGGCGGAGATCGCCAGCCGCTCGATCATGCATACATAGCCGTAAGCCAGCAGCGACACCGCGCAAGCGACGCCGACCGTGGTCCACAGGCGGTCGATCTGCAGGCTGAACATGGCGTTGATCATGATGACGCCGAGTCCCGTGTCCGCGCCGTTCCATTCGGCGACCAGCGCACCGAGAATCGACAGCGGCGCGGCGATCCGCAAGCCCACGAACAGATACGGCACGGAGACGGGCAACGCCAGCCGCGTGAAGCGCTGCCACGGGCTGGCCGCCATCACGACGAACAGTTCGTCGAGCCGCTCGCCGACCGCGCGGATCCCCTGCACCACCGACACCAGAATCGGGAACACGCAGATCACTGCCGTGATGGCGATTCGCGTGATCACCGAAGGCCCCATCCAGATGAGCAGCATCGGCGCGATGGCCATGATGGGTATGCTGCTCAGCACGGCCGCGCAGGTCATGACCGTGGTCTCGATGCCGCGGATCGCATAGACGGCGAACGCGAGCAGCAGGGACACGAGCGTCGCGGCAATGCAGCCGTAGATTGCGACCAGCAAGGTCGGTAGCGTTTGCTCGACCAGCGCGCCCGCATCGTGCACGGCCGCTCGGGCCACCTGCGACGGCGCGGGCAAGGCGGCGGGCGACACGCCCGCACGCGCGGCCCATTCCCCGAGCGCGAGAATCGCGAGAATCAGTAGCACCGGCGGGATTGCCTGAAGCACTGAGGGTGCGAAGCCGGACAATGCAGCGCCGACACGCGGAGCGGTTCGGTCAGGCTGCATGATCGAACCTCTGTCCGGCATCACCGAACAACGAGCGACGCACCTGATCGACGAGCGCTGCAAAGCGCGGCGTGCAGAGATGATCGAACCGGCGCGGCCGTTCGATATCTACCTCCACCGTCTCCACGATGCGGCCCGGACGCGCTGCCAGAATGAAGATGCGATCGGCCATCAGCACGGCCTCCTCGATCGAATGCGTGACCATCAGCGCAGTCGTGCCCGTTTGCGCCCAGATCCGCAGCAGTTCGAAGTTCATCTTGTAGCGTGTGATTTCGTCGAGCGCGCCGAACGGCTCGTCGAGCAGCAGCACTTGCGGCGCGACCGCCAGCGCTCGCGCAATCGCGCAACGCTGCTGCATGCCGCCCGACAGTTGCGCGGGCCGCGCATGCTCGAAGCCGCCGAGTCCGACCAGTTCGATCAGTTGAGCCGGCGTGAGCGCGCCGCGCTTGCCCTCCTTACCGAGCATTTCCAGCGGCAGTCTGATGTTGTCGAGAACCGAGCGCCACGGCAGCAGCGTTGCGTCCTGAAACACGAAGCCGATTTCGTGACGCAGACGCGCGGTACGTGGCGGCGCGCCGTCGATGGCGATCGAGCCGCTGGTTGGCGCCACCAGGTCCGCGACCATCCGCAGCAAGGTGGACTTGCCGCAACCCGACGGACCGATCAGCGCACCGAACTCACCGGGGGCCAGATTGAGCGTCGTCCGATCGAGCGCGACGAACGGTTGACCGCCGACGTCGAACGACTTCGACACGGCGTTGATGGACAAACCAGCCATGAACACTCCAGATGCGTTGCAAGCGTGGCGTGCGAACGGGTCGCACGTCCGGTTGAAAGACTACGCGGACAAAAGCGCGGCGCAGTTGCCAATTCCGCGCCTCACGCGCGCCGTTTTGACACCACCCCGAATGCGGCGTCAGGCCTGATCGAGCGCGGCGCGAATCACGCTTTGGGTGACGATCTTCGAGATGTCGATCCGGCTGCCCGCGGGGATCGAGCCGGCCTCGACGCCCAGCGCGACGCTGTCTTCGAACACGCCGGGATCGATCCACAACATGCCGTGTTTCATCGCGTCGCCGGTGGTCAGATAGCTCATCATCATGTCGGCTTCTTCGAGCTGTTCGTCGAGCAGCGTGCCCGGTGGCGCGTAGCGGCGCACCACCATTTCGGCGGTCTCGCGCGGATGACGGACCATCCACGACCAGCCCTGCACCAGCGCGCGGGTGTAGCGCACCAGTTCGTCGTGGTGATCGTCGAGCGTGTCCTGGCGGGCCATCAGCACCTGGCCGTAGCCCCGAAAGCCAAGATCAGAGAAACGCAGGACGTGCGGCTTCAGATGCGCGCGGCGCAATGGCGGCACCGCCGTGGTCTCCCAGCCATAGTATGCGTCGACCTGACGTGCGGCCAGCAGCGTCGGATCGTTGCCGACCGGCACCAGCTTGACGCGCTCGGGCGCAATCTTCGCGCGCCGCAGCAGCGCTTCAACCTGGCCGCGAATACTGTTCGGCACACCGATGATCTTGCCCACCATGTCCTGCAGCGAGGTCACGGGCCGTTCGCCGAGACTCACGAAACAGCTCGGGTCGCGCTGCATCACGGCGGCAAAGGCCACCAGCGGCTGCTTGCGCAGATAGCCCGAGATCATCCCGGCGGGATTGGATTCGCTGACCGTCGAGCGGCCGCTGGCGACCAGCATCCGGTAGTCGGTGCCGGGGCCGCCCGCCGTGTATTGCACGTCCAGCCCCTGATGCGCGAAGTAGCCGCGTTCGATCGCGACGAAGTCGCCGCCGAACTGCACGCCGTTGAGCCACCCGAGTTGATGGGTGATGCGCGCATGCCCTGCGACGGCGCTCCGTTCGTTACTCATGCGCGGCAATACGTGCATCGACAACGCTCCGACGCCTAGCACCGACAGCGCGCCGATGCCCGCAAGCAGCGACCGCCGACGGCTATCCGGATTGTTGCGACCGGCGTCCGGCCCCTCCACGTGCTGATTGACATTTATTGATTGGCTCATGGTCCACTGCGCAGCGTGCGGCGTCCGGAAGCAACGCCTCACATCGTCGAGAGTCGGTACATGTGCAGGGCATCGAAGCGTGCCGTCACATGCGGTGGGACATAGCCTACTTCGCGAAAACGCACGACGGGTAGTAAAAAAAAATACGCATGAGTCGTAGCCGAATCGGTCACACGCAAATGCGCAAACGGCACTCCATGCGTTTTTTCGGCGAGTGTAGTCTTGCGATCGTCGCTTGATTGCGCGTGCATGACGCATCTCGTTTCGCCGCGCGTTCACTGGCCCGCTCCCCTCTCCTTCAAGGCACATCACATGTCCCGTAGCTCGGAAGGCATTGAAGACAAGATCGTCGCCCGCATGGTCGATATCTCCGAAATTCCCATCATCGATTTCTCGCCTTTCCTGCGTGGCGATCTTTCGGGCAAGGCGCGGGTCGCCACCCAGATCGCCGAGGCCTGCACGCGCATCGGATTCTTCTACCTCAGTGGCCATGGCGTCGATCAGGCGCTGATCGACGGTGCATTCGAGCAATCGGCCGAGTTCTATCATCGTCCCGCCGAAGAGAAGCAGCAGGCGCTTGCGACCGTCGACTGGTATCGCGGCTGGGTGCCGATGCCGCCGGCGCAGAAGCTCTCGCGCAACAGCCGGTTGCACGAGCAATACCGCTTGCAAAGCGAATTCGACGACGGCGAGGTCGATCCGCTGTTCTATCGACCGAACCGCTGGCCCGCCGACATGCCGGTGTTCCGCGACACCTGTACGCGCTACTACGACGCGATGACCGCTCTGTCGCGGGAGTTGCTCAAGGCGTTCGCGATTGGCCTCGGGCTGCATGAGAACCGCTTCGACGGGTACTTTCACAGGCCGCTTTCGCAGCTGAGTCTCCTTTACTACATTCCGCTACCCGACGACGCCGATATCGAAGTGTCGAATACCGTCTCGCACACCGACGAAGGCCCCTTCACGATCCTCGCGCAGGATATGCGCGGCGGTCTCGAAGTGAAGCGCCGTGACGGTACATGGATCGAAGCGCCGCCGATTCCCGGCGCGCTGACCATCAACGTCGGCGACATGATGATGTGGTGGTCGAA contains:
- a CDS encoding ExbD/TolR family protein, with the translated sequence MRQFPQRRERKARIEIIPMIDVMMFLLAFFVLISMNVLPALGLKVSLPSSASPQKIDEQKRITLTIDNDGHLQVDGKPTEVPQLAAVLRAEAGNDKPSVIIAGDGRSNLQVLVDVLDQLKDAGLPAASIIAKAK
- a CDS encoding MotA/TolQ/ExbB proton channel family protein, with amino-acid sequence MSINREFLHAASINLLYVGLVLLTFVIVERLVYYVYLTIQRARIAKAIAIAVEACPGYPQPQIEPAADVMTRSMSEYIDAQKGGELPRARIEDLSSALYLRVDGRINRGLWILDTIVTAAPLLGLLGTILGIMDTFNALSAGGISDPGAVSRGIGSALFATAIGIGTALYGLLGHNVLHRIGERLTDHFKVFLLETTLSGQVQRREMLAQRAAA
- a CDS encoding TonB-dependent receptor → MKRKTVLTWMVVGAAIPPSVYAQTAPAAGSGDTTDIGRVSATGSGGKAASTVNGPSATGVTRKEIGGGLIVDEDVPKSKSSVTRDFIQKQQPSADVFQILKYSPGANAAAGDAYGLNQGVISVRGLEGGQMGFNFEGMPLNVASNWSVFPGEWIDTENTDVVTLNQGTPDLSSPDVNATGGVVDLFLHTPSHERGGLVDMSYGTDAARRVFARLESGDIGDTGLRGFISFSHIDANHFRGPGKDRKDHVDMGVVKDWGGGSMTKFALTYSEIVRDTYKNPTLAQYSRDRGMGSASNYAPTYASGGTSYYQLLKNPWRNLLVSVPSTFVVNEATRVTVTPYVFYGYGASGSATTLNESSVGFGNTVQAVDLNNNGTVNDRSVLVYNPILESNVRAGVTAKVDYTISNHELVAGAWFQHSTDHLYRPYSYANSDGTAVDYRGSSNQIRLSNGQVINGWDQDTRDNFGALFVGDTVSYLGERLKFDAGVKQLWMQRKGINGVPSTVTETEATHWATLPTFAVRFTPADGHQLFAGVSTGYRILPAGSLYPRYNATTGAVSTQAQPNQPSERSVSFELGYRFHGPIFTTSTTLFRYDFKNRQISSTVCDPGCYSSPINGGRQSGEGVDFEIGLRPFHNFRPYASFEYLHTEIKDDIATSGTTLPTSGKSAVRSPKVQAAFAVDYDDGRWFGNLGVKYVGSQYSTFMNDEKIPSYTTIDTTMGVRLPSTRFLKKPEIRVNVLNLLNRHYLSGAYSVTTNAKATTADNGATIAGSSPTYLVGNGVTAVLTFATAF
- a CDS encoding aldehyde dehydrogenase family protein codes for the protein MTLNDAASQTPAFLDGRVKPMLIGGQWVQSLSGRTFEARNPANGALLATIAEGDSADIDRAVHAARSAFDGPWRTMKPDERQMILLRLADLVERHFDELSLLDTLDMGAPLRHTRGSKRHMLGLLRYFASMAVSLYGQTASTSLGGDLFACTLREPVGVVGAIVPWNGPLMAAIWKTGPVLATGCTLVLKPAEDASLTPLRFGELLLEAGVPEGVVNIVPGFGTTAGAALAAHPDVDKVSFTGSHVTGQQIVRASAGNLKRLSLELGGKSPNIVFSDADLDRAAPAAAIAAFANAGQICSAGTRLFIQRPVFDEFVEAVSRAARALQVGDGLDATTDIGPLVSAKQLDRVTGYLRAGKEEGARAMTGGARLDDDAHRNGFFVPPTVFTDIRDGMRIAQEEIFGPVVAAIPFDTVDEVVARANATPYGLGAGVWTRDVGRAHAIAPRIRSGSVWVNCYNTMDPSMPFGGYKMSGYGRESGTQQLDDYLNTKALWIRRE
- the metC gene encoding cystathionine beta-lyase, which produces MDSAQDPKPYNVDTRVVHSGRNPAGFHGVVNPPVYHASTFIFDSVEQLLETRRDRASGAYEGFTYGREGTPTTRALEDAITELEGGYRAVVTSCGLGAIAASLLAYLSAGDHLLIVDSLYGPARAFCEETLRKFGVEVTYFDPNLGADITSLFQPNTRVVYLESPCSLTFEVVDVPAIAKACRARGIVSIMDNTWASPLGFHPLKHGIDVSIHAATKYISGHSDLMLGIAVCTEEAFIPLKKTASGAGYCGGPDDVYMALRGLRTLPIRMERHQRSATRIAQWLQQRAEVERVMYPALPDDPGHAIWKRDFEAASGLFGLVLKPCSDAQFAAMLDNMSLFKMGYSWGGYESLVVPTYPGTLRTARPWLSEGRGLRLHVGLEHCEDLIEDLERGFARLAAGG
- a CDS encoding SDR family NAD(P)-dependent oxidoreductase, which gives rise to MSTLQAGVPALTLQGKVALVTGGTRGVGAQMAYALAAAGAHVAVLGRDAGAGASVVAGIREKGGTASLEIADVSDSAQMERAAHAVLAEKGRIDILLCAAGIATGKGPVWHLSEADLRTCLDVNVLGVLLAIKAVMPSMIERRSGRVIAIGGTYGHKGVAGFAGYAASKWALRGLIKSAALDAGAYGIGVNLVSPGGVEGDRLTGLFERSACHEGLTYEAVLERFTSRTALRRLVSPDDIARAVLYLASDASRMITGQDLVVDAGMLV
- a CDS encoding ABC transporter permease, with protein sequence MSGAPRQIPRPWRQGSAALRVTMERLANYGAFLVVAGLVWTAVVAIFHLPDYLLPSPAQALNALVVHAHVVASAAWLTVWCTVVGTLVAMVVAIGFALLFVLSPLASRTVTPLLIVIRTIPMIAVTPLIIVLFGRDRWNTIGMVALLTFFQVMLAAKKGFEAPGENMLELMRTCGASFTQTLIKVRLPCAIPYVFTGLRLAASSAILCAMFAEWLSGSPGLGTLMLDAYSQQQLDLMWAAILVSTTVAYLFFTLTIALERAVLDRSGT
- a CDS encoding ABC transporter permease, translated to MQPDRTAPRVGAALSGFAPSVLQAIPPVLLILAILALGEWAARAGVSPAALPAPSQVARAAVHDAGALVEQTLPTLLVAIYGCIAATLVSLLLAFAVYAIRGIETTVMTCAAVLSSIPIMAIAPMLLIWMGPSVITRIAITAVICVFPILVSVVQGIRAVGERLDELFVVMAASPWQRFTRLALPVSVPYLFVGLRIAAPLSILGALVAEWNGADTGLGVIMINAMFSLQIDRLWTTVGVACAVSLLAYGYVCMIERLAISADRVVRKASV
- a CDS encoding ABC transporter ATP-binding protein; translated protein: MAGLSINAVSKSFDVGGQPFVALDRTTLNLAPGEFGALIGPSGCGKSTLLRMVADLVAPTSGSIAIDGAPPRTARLRHEIGFVFQDATLLPWRSVLDNIRLPLEMLGKEGKRGALTPAQLIELVGLGGFEHARPAQLSGGMQQRCAIARALAVAPQVLLLDEPFGALDEITRYKMNFELLRIWAQTGTTALMVTHSIEEAVLMADRIFILAARPGRIVETVEVDIERPRRFDHLCTPRFAALVDQVRRSLFGDAGQRFDHAA